The Lonchura striata isolate bLonStr1 chromosome 9, bLonStr1.mat, whole genome shotgun sequence region GTTTCTGTACTGTCCTAATGGTTTGCTTTGATCCAGGTGtgatggagctgggatgtgaTGCACCTGGTAGTGCTGCCAGCAAAGGTAAGTTGCTAATGCGAGTGTGACTGGTCAGAGCTGTGTGATACAGGGAATGAGGAAGTTACTAGATATCCTGCCTGTTAACAGGGCCATTtacagggctggctgcagcattAAGCAGGGTTCTTTATTTTATAACCTTTTCCAGGTAAAAAGCAGCCTGCAGGATTCACTCCCCCAAGGTGCTGCATATCTCAAACTGCTTTCTGTGACTAAAAAGAAATAGTGGTGACCATTTTAAATATGTAACTGCTATGGACTGCTTGAATTCCTACATGATAAGAAAAGCTCCTTGCTACCAGCTTGTCGGATGTTCTGGGCTGAGCAAATGCAGTACAATTACCTGCTGTTAAATTTCTTGCTGTTAAAATGAAGTGGGCTTTTTCAGGGAGTAGCACTGATCTTGAATCCTTATGTGGTAAATTGTTTACCTCAATGAATGGCTAGATCAGAGTTCTTATGGTGATGGGAATGAAGATGTGGTTGGGAGCAAGGTCAGATCCCCCTTTTAAGGGTTTGTCACAAGAGATACTGCATTGAGCTACTGTTGGCATGTACTGTTTGTGATGAATTCTAAGCAATGGGAATCTCTCTGAAAGAGGCTGAAGAGAACTCTTGTGCTGAAACAGTACCCACATTTCACTCTAAACCCACTGCCAAAAGTGTTTTACTAAAATTTCCCTTCTTTACAGGGTGACGCTTGCGTGGAGTTTGAGAAATAAAATGGATGTGTCTGAGGTAAGTGTAGAATACATGGGGTTTAATAATTCCTGGAATATTGGCTTTCTGCTGAATGCCTAAGTAGTGGTGCCCAAAATTAGTCCTATAAGATACCTGATTTCTCTCCCCTTTATTGTATCTGGCTGTTCTGTGGGCACTCCTGTAACACTGCATTCTGGAATTCAAATAAAAACTTGTGCTATGGCTGTCACTTCTCAGCAGTTGTTACTACTTATCTTTATATTGGTTTTACACAAATCTAGCTCTAGAGTTATAGATGATTCTAGATAATTGCTGTACAAACTTGTTTTCAAGAAAACTGGAACACTCCAAACACTTTCAAAAATAGAAGCAATCTTGAAAACTGGGACTTGTATTTTAGGTATTTAAAGTAATGAAATACAACATTGTTGGGTGAGAGTATCACAAAGCAAAGTAATAGCTTTTTACTTTCCCTGATTCTTTCAATGTTAGTAATTCTGTATTTGAGTGAAGTAAGTTGAACTTGTAAGATGCCAGGTAAAGGTCAGTTTCCATTCAGGTAAAAGTTTGGTGaatagaaattaatatataATTGAATTTGGCATACAGTGCTGCTGTCTGTTATTCTGAAAGTACTTCTTCCTTTCTCAGGAAGGGACTGTGCTGTCTGCAGCCTCACTGGGTAAGTCCACACAGCAGATTAATTGTATTAAAAACTTCTGCGTATATTTGTAGCCACTGATGAAATTGATTCTGCCAAATGAGTTACTGTGATATTATCCTTTCCGTTCCATTTCTTTCTGAGGTTACAAAGCTGTTGTGGAGCTTTTAGCAGTTGTGCTGCTGCATATGCTAactctgttttcttgttttaggTGAAGAAACAACCCTGAAATTAGCATATGAAGAATTGAGAAGGTGAGTGTAACTGCTGTCGTAATCTATTTGTTGGAACAAGTGATGATAACCTTAGCTTGAACTCTCTCACTGAACAGAGATGAAATTCTAAGGTCTGAGATGTTCCCATCAAGTATGTTGTGCTGGTTTGGTACCTTATAATGGTTTTTATGTCTGTCTTAATAGGTGGAAGATGGCTGATAAATGGGTTACACTTGAATGAACAGCATTAAAAAAGCCATTTGTTTTTACCTCACTTGTAATGTTGGCCTGATGCTGATTGGAGTGAATAAAAATCTGTAAACTTTACCTGGTGTTGTGACCTCCTTTCTGGCTGGAACAACTTGATGCAAAACACCTCCAGGCTgctatattaaaattttaaatgctaAATTTAGAGCAGAGACTGAACTAGGCTAGATGGCTTGTCCTGCAAGTGTCTTAACTGAGGTGTCAAATACTGCTGGTGTGCAGGCTGCAAGTGGCCATATTTTAGACAAAGCTAAATAACTTTAATAGTATTTCAAGTGTTTTAAGGAGAGAGCTAAACTTAATACTTGTATATTTGCTACTGAAGTAATAGTCCAGCAGTCATCCTGCTAATACATGTTCAGGTGCAGATCTCTTAGAACAGGTGTACAGCCTGGACTTGGTAATATTTTCCAAGGATTCTGGATTTAAACAACACGATATTTGATCTTCACAAGGGAAAAGTTGGAGAGGCAGGAGATTTTGATAATACTAATTAACAACAGTTTGAGTCCCTAAGGCCTGCTAAGATTTCTGTTTTCTAATGCTCCTTAATGGAAGCTTGCTTCTTCTGAAAAATTGATTTAAATTCCTTCCTGGTCTCAGGAGTGATGTCAGTATGAGGAAAGGCAGCTTATGAAAGTCAGTTATGAAGAACTCCCTTTCCATAACACTTCAACTAGTGCTATGTACCTAAAATTCAGCAGGATTATTTTCACATGATTAGTGTTGCTTTCAGTAAAAGGAGTAAGTTATGTTTCCTGCCTGCTTCACCTGGTATGATCTTGAAttacattttgaaatgtttttatcCAGAAAAGTTATTCATcctagagaaaataaatttggacATTGTGTCTACATGCAAGTTAAATCTCTTCTGCACTAAAACACAAGCCAATAATATTGTCTGTTTTCATCCAGAGCTGATTAGTACCCTCTTAACATCCCCCATAgtgttactttttaaaataccacACTTCATTATGCCTGTTAAAGAGCTTGAAGGGACTGTCATAGCCTGCAGTGTAAAAGAAATCTTCATGGAATGGTTGGCCTCTGTTTCTTAAGGTTCTGGCCAAGGCTTCAGCTTCCTCAGCATACTTCTCTGGGGAGGCAaatccaccaaaggacctggtaaaagtgagaaaagattttttttttttgttcaagcACCTGGCTTTATTTTCACTTGTGCTGCAGGTTGTAGTCAGTAGATTACCGATGCATGCAAAATTAGCAGTCAAGCAGCCATGGGTATTTATCTGATTGTAAAGATAAGATGTAAAACAAGTAGCACTCAAGTAACAACCGTCCTGTGTGTTCTGTGGCAGTTCAGGACTACAAATAAAGTACTGGGGGAGTGGTTTAGATACTCTGTAACAAACACTGTTTTCAGAAGAGATTCTAGAAGCTGCATCTCTACGTAACTCAATACCATTTTCaagtgttttcttaaaaaacGTATAACAACCTGCCCACTTCTTTTTGTGCTAAGACACCCAAGCATAAGATTGCCTAAGGGTTGGGTTTTAACAATTAAGGCTCTGAAGAACAGGGTCTATCCACACTTAATCATCTTTTAAGAAAGTGTAGCCCACACTTTATTGAGGGCAGCCACTGAGCTGGATTGCTGTGGTGtcagctgtgctggttttgcttACCGGACAaagagagctgctgccttccGTTCCTCAATGAACACATCGGAGTCAGtgggctggggagggcactCCTGGTGTTCAAATGGCACAAAGAAAGAGATCTTGAAGTCTGTGCAGCCTGATTTTACCAGGCAGGTCACTGGCACAGTCATATCAATCTTCATTTCtagaggaaaggaaaaccaTGTGTCTAAGCTGCACCTCCCAGCTCCTGTATTGTTTGTCAGctaattttaattctttctgttCAAAACCAGCATGTCCTacctttttcattctttccctGGATGTAGTGGAAGAGTTTCCAGAAGCCCTGGCGCATTGCTTCCTTCTGGGTTTCTCCCCTAATGACTGTGCTGACCCACTTTGCTGTCTCGTACTGACGCAGTTCATAGTCCTTTGCCTGGAAGGTAGCAAAAGTCACAGTAACCATGAGATGAGTGTTGACAGAAATAAGTAGCTACCTTTTCCAAATCATCATACCAGTGTTGTTGCAATTACCTTTGtctctgctgagctccagcGAGGGGACTGCAGGTCCAGGGACAGAAATGTTTGCTTGAAGGACTTGATCATCTTGCCAGAGCTGGAAGGCAGACACAGTTCATTGGCATCTCTGAAATTAATATGGTACTAGAGCTTTTCAAATGCACTGGACTCGTGGGAGGCCTGAATAAAGGCTGAATGCCATTTAGCCCTGCAGGAACAGAGCACCAGGACCAAGAAACTACCTCTACTGGAGGGAGTGTTCTTTCAGAAAATGCTGCCCTTGCTTCTCTGTGATAAAAAGGTATTTCCTGACAGCAAAGTGAGATCCTGCAAGTGGGAGTTTTGTGGAAATCTGTAAGTATAAAGAACTTCACTTCAGTCTGTTTGCTCCTGGGTGAAAAAGCAGTAGTGGTTTGGTGGTGTTGACTGTGCTCTTAACTTTAGTTGGCCTCTCATGATAGCGGATGGCTTTCTGAAAGGCTTTTAGCCTCAGAGTCCTGTGGATAAATTagattttctgcatttctgaatTAGTAACAATTTTCCTCCATTGCCTTCatatgggaggaaaaaaggtgaaaatttaaaaacactGTCCCAAACAAAGCAAGTGAAAATATTCAAAACCAGTGTTGAAATTGTCAGATCTGGCTAAACGCTGAGATTTTAGTGGCCTCCATATAAAACTTCGTTAACCAGGCAGACTGTAGTGTGTGACATACAGTCTGATAGTCTGCCATGTTACATGACAATGTCCTTCACCTGTCATGTTGCAAAGAGCACATAATTGAGTGATTATCTGGATTCCTAAGTCATAGAATGTTGTCTTAGACTATAATTTAATTACCTGTTTCAGTAATTAACTGTGTGAGTTTTGTAAAATCAACTGCCTTGTGCTATTTAACTACTTTGCTGGTTCTACATCTTTTTACAGTACCTGGACTACTGGTAGATTCTATTAATCCCCTTCTGTACCCTGCCTAGAGGAGGTTAGGAGCAAAGAGTTCTTGGGATGTGAGGTTGAaaagtttttattaaaacacTGTAAAAAAATGGCCACAAACCCTGGTGGTACTGGGTTCCTTTAGAGTCTGTAAAATAAGTAGGGTGTGGAGCCACTTCAATGTTGAACTTTTTCCAGCGGTTCCTTCAGTTGTCACCACAGATCAAGGGAAGGTCAGAATCAAACAGCTGGATAGGGCTGCTAGTCATGCTGTTcccttccctgtcccagccTAAAGGTGCATCATCTCCAGCAGACCTGACCAGAACGATCACCAGGGACTGCTGCACAGTTGTACTCTATTCATAGACTTCATCCATGGTATTTACAAATCAACAAAGCATCATAAAGTAGGAATCCATATAATTAGAAGCAAATATGAGCAATTACATTGAATCTTCATACAACAATTTATTGCCATTTGAAAGACAAGGCTACTGCTGCTCAACACTTGTATTAACTACTGAACAAGCTGGTTTCTCTTTACTGGCTATTTCCAGCTGCTTCCCAACATACCTTTCTGTAACTACTGGGTAGACCTCACAGCTCTGGATTTTGTAACTTTATGGTCAGTACTGTCTGTGACTGCATGTtagaaatattgttttaaattgcgtAAAACAATGCTGTGGGATGGGAGAGACAGAAGATTCTCCAGATACAGCTGAACTTTTTTAGATGTACAGGAAAGCTGAACTTTGAAATGTCCATCTATTCATATAAATATGTCTATAGGGTGTTTAGTTTTTTTCGTGCAGCTGTTAACACATGGGGCAAAGGGACAGGCAGCAGGTTACACTGCTAGCACAAGTAAGTGCAGTCAGAACATGCCACTCCACAAACTACTAGTGCAGTTAAGGAAGTGGAGAAGGTAGACATACTTACAGTTTCGGTCCTTGTCCTTCCAGCTGTTGCAGTGTGTCCTGTGGAGGCTGCACATCCCCATAAGATGCTGCATGTCAGTGTTTATTTGAGTTTGGGCAAGCTCCTCCCATGCCTCAACGCTACTGGAGGGGGCTCCTGTTATGAAAACCAGAAGGCTGGAGCCTTGTCCTGCTCTGGGTCTCATTGGAGAGCCCCCACGCAAATGCCAAAGGCCCCACCTACTATCCACAAGGCAACACTGGGACTAGTGTGTGATCTGGCTCCATCAACAGTTTTGTACCCTTGTGTAATTTCCCCTGTTTGCCATGGCTGTGTGCCCACTTATGACAGGGTCAGTGGCAGGTTTTGTGCTTTGGGAGAAAGGATTTCACATATAAATAATGTCTCCCCCCCCCCACCTGACTTGGATTATGTGAGAGTGGTGCTATACAGAATGccagcttttcctttttaccACAGGGGTGAAGGGTAGGTAGAAATCTGGCTGCACACTCTGCTGAGACCATCCTCACGAGATTTTTGCTGGCATGTTATGAAAGACAGACAGTGTTCTCTGATGGCTGGCTGTTCTGAGCGGTATTTGAGGTTAATCAGCCCTCTTAGCCCTTGGATATCTGCACAAAGGGGTTATACAAAGCCATTGTGAAATCCTGTCCTGCTTATAATACACACAGCAAAGCTGGGCTCTTCATTTagccagctgcagctccagacaTAGTTTGGTACCAGCACAATAGGGCAGATTAAACTGCACAGTTTGTATTCTGAGAACACCTCTCAGTTTGTCATGGTTTGTGCAAATTCCTTGCAGCCAAATTCAGCTGAACTCTCGGGGACATTTTACATCAATAGCTGGGAATGACTTTTAACAGGAAACTCACTTAGCTTGCTGAGAACTTCATCAAGATGCTGTGTGATACACTCCTGTTCTGAAAAGGGAAGTAAAACTATGCCAAAAAGCAATTGTGAATTGATCTCTAAAGCCACAAATCTCTCCAAAGCCACAGACGAGGGTGGTGTACAGTGATTTGCTACTGTAGTTTATTCAAACAGGTTGAGGCCTGCAATGTGTAACCACTTCTCTGCatgctttgttgtttttattttacagagtAAAATATTTCTCCGTTTTACTTGTGCTCTGCTTGGGTcaaacaggagcagcaggagggtgtTTGGAAGAGCAGAAGCTGCTTCGTCTTTGCTCAGGACCTACAGGCATGCATGCAAAGTCATGGGCTGGTGTAAGGTGAGCTGTCACCTTACCCTGTCACCCCAGGGATGGAAGTGTTTTTGAACACCTCCAGATACAAAAAACAGTACCCAGCAACAATAGTTTGGCAAATCTCCACAAATGTACCCCAATGGTGAGCACTGAGAAGTATTACCTTGGAAGGGGGGCAGTAGCTCTGTATATAAAGAGAAGCCCACAGTGAGTTCTCATTTGGTTTCTGAAGCAGAGAGGCCCAGAACAAACCCCCAGTGATTTTGTATGTCCAGCTGATGTCCCTGACAAAGAGTTGACTGTTCCTGGTGGAGCACCCCCAGGCTGGAGAACAATCCTCAGTGTTTTCCCAAGAGGTTGTTTTCCAGCACTCTTGTTTTTACACATAAACATTGAGAGAACATGTCAACAGCTGCATGAGACAGTAGGGTAGGCATGGGGACATGTATTCTGTTTGTATACATTCCAAAACTTTTGACCTCTATGTAATGTCATAAATATGTGTCTGGGACTTGACTGGCATTTTCTAGAACAGCTAACAAAGCAATGTTTTTCTGTTCCCTTGCCTTAAGGAGCAGAGATGAGGGCACAAGCAGATAAAAGCATGTGGTTTGTACCTAAATTTTACTGTCTTTGTCTGGGCAGGAACACTATAATGAACTTGTACATAAATAATAACTTTGATTGGATAAGGACAAGGACAAGCCTGTGATATGATCAGTTGTGATTTCCACTTTTCCTCTCTGTAACAAGACCTTAAGCAACATTCTCCACAGCAAAACTGcttccatctgctctgtggcagCATTACAACCACTGCTGTCACATCAATGCAGTTGTGCTCTAAGTTACCTTTATCCCTAGAGGCAAGCATACACTGTGTGCACAAGCAGGAATCTTTTCTACTGACCTAATTGTATTAGGACTGGAGGAACCCAGGAAAAAAAGTGTGTTGTTACAGTGTGGTTGATGATAACTCTGAGTCATGTTCTTGTAGCTGACAAGTCTGAGTGTGATAATGAAGAATGGGGGTGTGAGGGGCAGACAGGGATGTGTGGCCACTCACATGTTTTATCAAGTGGTCTTAACACAAGCTCCAGGCAGTTTTCATTGCTGCCTAAGCCTTTCAGAGAATCTTTGACAATTATTCTAATTTAAAAGAGCTGAGTCTCTCCACGTATAAATGGCCTTTACTTTTGTAAACATACGCTCATCTGATGGTGCAGAAACCTCACTTCACAGCAAAGGAGTTGAGCACATGATGTTATTGTAGTTACTgtccagggcagcagaagtgtCCTTATATGCTGTTAGATGAACTGTGGTTTACTGCAAATTCATCTCCCAAAAGAAGCCTTGCTCTAAAGAAAGCCTCCATTTTATATCATATTCTCTCCCCCAGCATGGAAAATGAACAAGCAGAAACACACCATCTTCTAAAGAAGCAGTTGAATGTACTATATTACTGTTCCAAGGAGATTCCTTATTATACTTAGAAATTGTGGAAGGTGGTATTTAGGCCTTATGCTCTGACCTACACATTTCATGTCAGCTGGGGAATTTGTTACCATTGGATTCACCTTCAGCCAAAAATCATCTGCTTTCTGGAAATTTGTGTGTAAATTTTGTCCGTGTTTTTTGCCTTATTTCAGCTAGTGTGTTACAAGTGGTGTGCAACTACTGCATCTTCCTGCTTACTCAGTGACAGTGTTACCTAAATCTTGGTGAATGAGTGATTTTGTGCTCACTTCAGAGAAAACATGGAACTGACTGCTCTTGGCCAAATAAAAAGCTTACTACACCCAACACCACTCCAGAGCACTCCTGATTTGGCATTTTCCAAGATTGCTCTGCTGAAGCTCATAGTTTGAAACCATTCCAGATTTGGGGAATTAATCTTAAATGAATCCTTGCTTCCAGCAGCCATGAAAAACATTCTTATACCTTCCTGTCTTCTGTGTATGGAGCCCAGAGAGAAGTTATCTCAGCTGTATATACTGCTTTATTCACTGGTTTATTTCTACAGTAAGGCTTGTTTTTAATATGGATCTGTTCTGGGATCTAGCTAGAAACTGAACTCCACGAGCAATTGTCTCAGCAAACTTTAGCCAGTGAAAGAAGTTACCTAGATCCACAGAAACTTCCTGTCATCTCTGAGTGCTGAGAGGAAATTAATTCATCTTCCCCTACAAATTGATCCACATTTTGTTATTGACAGATTCTTCCCAGAAACAAGAACATGAAAAAAGGTAAATTTTTATCTTCAAGATAGGAATGTCTCATTAAGGGAAAGAGGTAACAGTGCTTGctagaaaaaaaagtcttgacACAAATTTACTGTattgctggttttgcttttttaaatggTTTAGAAGAGACTTAAACCTAAACTGTGACAGAATAGACCTTATTTGCAAATACAGCTCTGAAAAAGCAACAGCTGTCTGGGCAGAAATGCAGTGGCCtctgcattttctttatttgatCCCCCTTCCCAGAGTTTTAAAGTGATCAGTTCCTTCTCTTTATCTGCTTTggccccttccttcccttcctccctctctctctcattcTCAGCCTACTCCAGTCTGTATGCTGCATGGAGTAAGGCCACctggcagctcctctgccaAGGACATGGGTTAAGCTCCTGACTCTGCTGAAGGGTTGTTCTGAAACTGTGGGAACAGCCCCACATATCTGAAAAATACCATAACATGCAGAAATTGCCCTTGAGAGCTCAGGATTTCCCTATGTATCCCAGGAACCAGACATGATGGAAACAGGCCCACAGAGTAGGGTTTAATatgttaaaggaaaaaaatttccttaaaataatttccacttCCAAAAAGGCATGAAGAGGTAACTGGAACTGAGGGTTTATCTCCTAAGCTTCTTCCTCATCTTACTGGCATGAGTGTGGTTCATATCAGAACTCTCCCATCATCTAATAGTGGGATATTGGTAGTGGGTGTGGGGTTTTGGTGGGCACTTCTGTTCTTCAGATGATGTGAATAAAGCCTTCAGAGATGGATTCTTCAAGAACTTGGTCTCTCTTCCTGTCCGTGCCCAGGGCGAGCCGACGCTGCACTCTGCAGCAGGTGGCACTGTTGGCTGTGTTCAGAGGTGAGCTTTCCTTGAAGAGTGACATCCCTGGTCCTCTCTTGGTTGCCAGTGGTCACTTCGGCTCCAGTGCATCCTGACAGTTCTTTCTATTTCCAGAGACATAAATTGGATTGTCCTCTTGTTGACTGCTAATGGGAAAGCATCTTAACATCTAAAAATTAAAGCATCTTTTATGTGACAGACACAGCAACctgaatcagagaatcacagaatggtttgtgttggaagggactttaaagagtTTATGGTTCTGACTCCCTGTCAGGGAATGTCTGTGTAAGACTGTTAAGAAAATGCTAAGTTAGGAAAATCCTCCAGGTTATGCTTAACTCTAGAACAGTTAAACTGGCAAGTTTTCAGGTAGAATCAACAATGGACTTAAtagtttaaaatgaaaatttaatatCTGGGAGGtgagtatttatttttatctttgcaTGTTTAGATTGAGAGCAGAGTAAATGTAGGTAGCTAGGTAGATAGATACATAGTTAATGACATCACATCAAGTCCCCAGGTGATGTACTTCTGAATACCAGCCAGCCATGATGGTACTTAAGAGAATTTCATCACTTTCACAGGTACTGTCTTTCTGAATTTTCATTTAGGCCTCAGTACTTAATATTTCTCTGGAAATAGACTTGGGTCtgtctttgaaagaaaattatgtcTGGATACATTTGTTTATTGCAGAGAAAAAGAGGCAAGACTATAGTGTAATTATACCAAACCAGAAGTCCCCTTAAGAAATGTGGTAGCTTGGATGTCAAAACTGTATATATGTAGAGAGAACTGTGATTTGGGGAAGGAAAGCAGAAGTAAAGGATGGGTGGTAGGTTGTAGTCAGTGTATTGGAAAGTAATGGAAGAATTaatgacaacaacaacaaaaagtctGAAGGAAACTTGCAGGGCCTTTGGCTTTAGTTATTAAGCTCCTTCAGCAAATCAGTTACTT contains the following coding sequences:
- the HEBP2 gene encoding heme-binding protein 2 — encoded protein: MIKSFKQTFLSLDLQSPRWSSAETKAKDYELRQYETAKWVSTVIRGETQKEAMRQGFWKLFHYIQGKNEKEMKIDMTVPVTCLVKSGCTDFKISFFVPFEHQECPPQPTDSDVFIEERKAAALFVRSFGGFASPEKYAEEAEALARTLRNRGQPFHEDFFYTAGYDSPFKLFNRHNEVWYFKK